A single window of Bacteroidota bacterium DNA harbors:
- a CDS encoding PAS domain S-box protein: MENLDNKTKDQHQKHLVDGKYSFKDLVDIDQLRAVFERFSKATGFTTGLISYPNQELLIRTGWRDICTKYHRSLSNSEIHCKQSNLELTSLLNEQKSLNIKHCENGLIDGATPIIIKGTHVANLVTGQILFEKPDIKQFRKQAETYGYNVDTYLEALKKVPVVSERKFKEVMEFLSEMAVMLAEQGLVELQSREAAQTIFESEERFKRLFNNLGEAVFVAEIGFINRGQILEINPAAEKQTGYSRNELIGMNIAKDLAIPKSGEISLDEWDTNLLNGEPITTTEKKRRKDGTQYWVEVIVTPIEYKGIKACLSINRDITKQKKAEDELKESEKRYRTLTEAAQDSVFIIDRQDNITFVNSYGASLFGQLPKDIIGKPRKMMFPPEVFESQKIDLQQVFKSGKPIIKDAKISYGKHEVWQSTRLVPLKSDTGEIYAVLGISRDITDLKYTESALKESERFHRVLLDDMVTFVTVLKPNGEVIFVNNTTLKVGGLRLEDVVGKKYYNCAWWTHSEEVRQTVKKFVEQCGCGETLIHDIQIRKADGSLMWIEFSMHPIFDEDGSVKYLIPEGRNISVRKKAEEDISKLSIAVAQSPSVIAITDLKGNLEYVNPKFTDLTGYTFEEAIGQNPKILKSDYQSDVVYKELWKTITSGKEWRGEFHNKKKDGELFWEAASVSPIIDKQGKTISYIKVAEDITERKRAEQIQKVLYNISNAAITTDNLKKLIDLIRKELGTIIDTTNFYVALYNEKTNEFSLPFHIDKFDKIVTFSAEKTLTAYVVKNKKSLLATKEVKNNLVQSGEVELIGTDSEVWLGVPLKIEGKVTGVFAVQNYTDKNTFNESDLKMLEFVSDQISISIDRKKAVEDLIIALKKAEESDRLKTAFLQNVSHEIRTPMNGIQGFIELLKEPNLSGDEQQEFLRIIQQSGNRMLKTIKDLMDISLIESGQVKISVSEINLNKQNENFYNIYKTEVEEKGMNLIIINTLGDQNANIKTDVEKLIVILTHLLKNAIKYSNKGIIELGYFLKTNKEPNELEFYIKDEGIGIAKNRQKAIFDRFIQSDISESKLYEGAGLGLSISKAYIEMLGGKIWVKSELGMGSIFHFTIPYNAGINAISKNAYKIFNSNSEFKIKNLKILIVEDEEEIDLYLSLILKNLCKEILHSKTGKDAVEICFNNPDIDMILMDIRLPDMNGYNVTRKIREFNKNVTIIAQTAFALSGDREKAIGCGCNYYITKPIVKDELVELIKSHFKDIK; encoded by the coding sequence ATGGAAAATCTTGATAACAAAACTAAAGATCAACATCAAAAACACTTAGTTGATGGGAAATATTCATTTAAGGATTTAGTTGATATAGACCAGTTACGTGCGGTGTTCGAACGATTCTCGAAGGCCACAGGATTTACCACAGGACTTATTTCATATCCCAATCAGGAGTTACTTATCCGTACAGGTTGGAGGGATATTTGCACCAAGTACCACCGTAGTTTATCCAACTCGGAAATTCACTGCAAGCAAAGCAATTTGGAACTTACCTCTTTGCTGAATGAGCAAAAGTCACTAAACATCAAACACTGCGAAAATGGGTTAATAGATGGTGCTACACCAATTATCATTAAGGGCACACACGTAGCAAATCTTGTTACAGGCCAGATACTTTTCGAAAAACCTGATATTAAACAGTTCAGAAAACAAGCTGAAACCTATGGTTACAATGTGGATACTTACCTCGAAGCACTTAAAAAGGTTCCGGTTGTATCAGAAAGGAAATTCAAAGAAGTAATGGAATTTTTATCTGAAATGGCAGTAATGCTTGCCGAGCAGGGATTAGTCGAACTACAAAGTCGTGAGGCTGCTCAAACCATTTTTGAGAGCGAAGAAAGGTTCAAACGACTTTTTAATAATTTAGGTGAGGCTGTTTTTGTTGCTGAAATTGGTTTTATTAACAGGGGACAAATTTTGGAAATTAATCCTGCAGCAGAAAAACAAACAGGCTACTCAAGAAATGAACTAATTGGTATGAATATAGCGAAAGATCTTGCCATTCCTAAATCCGGAGAGATCAGTCTTGATGAATGGGACACAAACTTGTTAAATGGTGAGCCCATTACTACTACTGAGAAAAAAAGGAGAAAGGATGGAACTCAATACTGGGTAGAAGTTATTGTTACACCGATTGAATATAAGGGTATAAAAGCATGTTTATCAATAAACCGAGACATCACCAAGCAAAAGAAAGCAGAGGATGAGTTGAAAGAAAGTGAAAAACGATATAGAACCCTCACAGAAGCAGCTCAGGATTCTGTTTTCATCATCGACCGCCAAGATAATATTACATTTGTAAATTCCTATGGAGCGAGTCTGTTTGGACAATTACCGAAAGATATAATTGGGAAACCACGCAAAATGATGTTTCCTCCTGAGGTATTTGAAAGCCAAAAGATAGATCTTCAACAAGTATTCAAATCCGGCAAGCCAATAATAAAAGATGCTAAAATTTCATATGGAAAACATGAAGTATGGCAAAGTACACGTTTAGTTCCGTTAAAGAGCGACACAGGCGAAATTTATGCCGTATTAGGTATTTCACGTGACATCACCGACCTCAAGTACACGGAATCAGCATTGAAGGAAAGCGAACGATTCCATCGGGTACTCCTGGATGATATGGTAACTTTTGTTACAGTTTTAAAACCGAACGGAGAAGTGATTTTTGTTAATAATACAACTCTAAAAGTTGGAGGACTAAGACTTGAAGATGTTGTGGGCAAGAAATATTACAATTGTGCATGGTGGACCCATTCGGAAGAAGTCCGCCAAACTGTAAAAAAATTTGTTGAGCAATGTGGGTGTGGCGAGACCTTAATCCACGACATACAGATTCGTAAAGCTGATGGTTCTTTAATGTGGATTGAGTTTAGCATGCATCCTATTTTTGACGAGGATGGTAGTGTTAAATATCTTATTCCTGAAGGGCGCAACATTAGTGTACGAAAAAAAGCAGAAGAAGATATTTCAAAACTATCTATTGCTGTAGCACAAAGCCCTTCAGTAATTGCAATCACAGATTTAAAGGGAAACTTAGAATATGTGAATCCTAAATTTACTGATCTTACCGGATATACTTTTGAAGAAGCCATAGGTCAAAATCCAAAAATTTTGAAATCAGATTATCAATCTGATGTAGTTTATAAAGAATTATGGAAAACAATTACTTCAGGTAAAGAGTGGCGGGGAGAATTTCACAATAAAAAGAAAGACGGAGAACTATTTTGGGAAGCTGCATCTGTTTCTCCGATTATAGACAAACAAGGAAAAACAATTAGTTATATAAAAGTTGCTGAAGATATTACTGAACGAAAACGAGCCGAGCAAATTCAAAAGGTATTATACAATATTTCCAATGCAGCTATCACCACTGATAATCTTAAAAAATTAATTGATCTGATACGTAAAGAGCTTGGGACAATCATTGATACAACAAATTTTTATGTAGCCTTGTACAATGAAAAAACAAATGAATTTTCATTACCATTTCATATAGACAAATTTGATAAAATCGTAACATTTTCGGCAGAAAAAACACTAACAGCTTATGTGGTAAAAAACAAAAAATCACTATTGGCAACAAAAGAGGTGAAAAATAATCTAGTTCAATCAGGTGAAGTTGAATTAATTGGGACAGATTCAGAAGTTTGGCTGGGAGTACCACTTAAAATTGAAGGAAAAGTAACAGGAGTTTTTGCAGTACAAAATTATACAGATAAAAATACATTTAACGAATCCGATTTGAAAATGCTTGAATTTGTATCTGACCAGATCAGTATTTCAATAGATAGGAAAAAGGCCGTAGAGGATTTGATTATCGCATTAAAAAAAGCCGAAGAAAGCGACCGTCTTAAAACCGCCTTTTTACAAAATGTAAGCCATGAGATACGCACACCAATGAATGGTATTCAAGGCTTTATTGAATTATTAAAAGAACCAAATCTTTCTGGCGACGAACAGCAAGAATTCTTAAGAATTATTCAGCAAAGTGGCAACCGCATGCTGAAAACTATTAAAGATTTGATGGATATTTCATTGATAGAATCAGGACAGGTGAAGATTTCTGTTTCAGAAATAAATTTAAACAAACAAAACGAAAACTTTTATAATATATATAAAACTGAAGTTGAAGAAAAAGGAATGAACCTTATCATTATAAATACATTAGGTGATCAAAATGCAAATATTAAAACTGATGTTGAGAAACTAATTGTAATACTGACCCACTTATTAAAAAATGCAATTAAGTATTCTAATAAAGGCATAATTGAATTAGGATATTTCCTTAAAACAAATAAAGAACCTAACGAACTGGAATTTTATATTAAGGACGAAGGTATTGGAATTGCCAAAAATAGACAGAAAGCTATTTTTGATCGTTTTATACAATCCGATATTTCTGAATCAAAACTGTATGAAGGAGCAGGTTTGGGTTTATCTATATCGAAAGCATATATAGAAATGCTTGGAGGTAAAATTTGGGTAAAATCCGAATTAGGTATGGGTTCGATTTTTCATTTTACGATTCCTTATAATGCAGGAATAAATGCAATTAGCAAAAATGCATATAAAATATTCAATTCAAATTCAGAATTTAAGATTAAAAATTTGAAAATATTGATTGTTGAAGATGAAGAAGAAATTGATTTGTATCTTAGCTTAATATTAAAAAATCTGTGCAAAGAAATTTTACATTCAAAAACTGGAAAAGATGCTGTTGAAATATGTTTTAATAATCCTGATATTGACATGATTTTAATGGATATAAGACTGCCGGATATGAATGGCTATAATGTTACAAGAAAAATCAGAGAGTTTAATAAAAATGTTACCATCATTGCACAAACTGCCTTTGCATTGTCAGGCGATAGAGAAAAAGCAATTGGTTGCGGTTGCAATTATTATATCACAAAACCAATTGTAAAAGATGAACTTGTTGAACTTATTAAAAGTCATTTTAAAGATATTAAATAA
- a CDS encoding MFS transporter has translation MNIYLKDVVGEERRTFKLHLAYSIIEGIIAGILVLNEFVFIKSLLGTDYQLSFLFQFSVVVFLFSIFLMEILKRIQNKKKLLRIISFSTRLPLVLLMFFPSNSEEMLGSSYYHYIFLAIFFVYFLASTIVLPTINAFLKSNYSHHNFGKLYSYATSVNKIVLLISTFFFGFLLDYDNYAFVYIYPFLGLLGIISINLLSRIKYEEIPVNLNRKKFWKTIAESINNMIDIIQKNKPYRDFEIGFMLYGFSFMVSVSVITIFFDKALNLNYSSVAFYKNAYNILAIVLLPFFGKLLGKIDPRKFAIITYSALLLYFVFMTITEYMPQHFIVFDIKIYYSLLLSFFFYGIFAATMALLWFIGSAYFCKNEDAGQYQSIHLTLTGVRAAFAPIIGIYFYNKIGFSGNFIIAIVSLVFAIGMMFWSLKKSK, from the coding sequence ATGAATATATATCTGAAAGATGTAGTAGGAGAGGAGCGTAGAACTTTCAAACTTCATTTGGCATATTCCATTATTGAAGGAATAATTGCCGGAATCTTAGTCTTAAACGAATTTGTATTTATAAAAAGCTTACTCGGAACTGATTATCAGCTAAGTTTTTTATTTCAGTTTTCTGTAGTTGTTTTTTTGTTTTCAATTTTTCTAATGGAAATTTTGAAAAGAATTCAAAACAAAAAAAAGCTGCTGCGAATTATTTCATTTTCAACACGTCTGCCATTAGTTTTATTAATGTTTTTTCCGAGCAACAGCGAAGAAATGCTTGGAAGTTCGTACTATCACTACATTTTTCTTGCAATATTTTTTGTCTATTTTCTTGCTTCTACAATTGTTCTTCCTACAATAAACGCATTTTTGAAGAGCAATTATTCTCATCATAATTTTGGAAAATTATATAGCTATGCTACTTCTGTCAACAAAATTGTATTACTAATTTCAACATTCTTTTTCGGTTTCTTGCTCGATTACGACAATTATGCCTTCGTGTACATATATCCTTTTCTCGGTTTGCTTGGTATAATTTCAATAAACCTTCTTTCTAGAATAAAATATGAGGAAATCCCAGTAAACTTGAATAGGAAAAAATTTTGGAAAACCATTGCTGAGTCAATAAATAATATGATTGATATAATTCAAAAAAACAAGCCATATCGCGATTTTGAAATTGGTTTTATGCTCTACGGATTTTCGTTTATGGTTTCGGTTTCGGTGATAACCATTTTTTTTGATAAAGCACTGAATTTGAATTATTCGAGTGTTGCTTTTTACAAAAATGCCTACAATATTCTTGCAATTGTTTTATTGCCATTTTTTGGGAAACTTCTTGGAAAAATCGATCCACGAAAATTTGCAATAATCACTTATTCCGCATTACTGCTATATTTTGTATTTATGACAATTACTGAATATATGCCACAACACTTCATAGTTTTTGATATTAAAATCTATTATTCGCTTCTTCTATCGTTTTTTTTCTATGGAATTTTTGCTGCAACTATGGCTTTGCTTTGGTTCATAGGTTCGGCTTATTTTTGCAAGAATGAAGATGCTGGTCAGTATCAGTCAATTCATCTGACTCTGACAGGTGTTAGGGCTGCGTTTGCCCCGATTATTGGAATATATTTTTACAATAAAATTGGTTTTTCAGGCAATTTTATTATTGCAATAGTGTCATTAGTTTTTGCAATTGGCATGATGTTTTGGTCTTTAAAAAAATCGAAATAA
- the ygeW gene encoding knotted carbamoyltransferase YgeW translates to MTNNFHQLLNSIKNVSICNYNKDFLLSWQKTDSEIQQIVLVAEALKYLRENNIATNCFQSGLAISLFRDQSTRTRFSFASAANLLGLGIQDFDEKKSQVSHGETIRETANMISFFTEIIGIRDDMYLGEGNSYMKEVSTALKEGYDEGVLQQNPSIINLQCDIDHPTQTMADLIHLKNHFGSIEKLKGKKIAMSWAYSPSYGKPLSVPQGIIGLLTRFGMNVDLAFPEGYDLLPEVIKIAKINAKKSGGEFNISNSMDEAFADADIVYPKSWAPLHIMKERTELLKTKNTDALQKLEIQCLENNFKHKSWECNETKMNLTNKQNALYMHCLPADISNVSCKNGEVSEKVFEKYRIQTYKQAANKPYVIAAMMLCSRFKEAATTLGNLYDEGLKRKFV, encoded by the coding sequence ATGACCAACAACTTTCATCAACTTTTAAATAGCATTAAAAATGTTTCGATATGCAATTACAATAAAGATTTTTTATTGTCGTGGCAGAAAACAGATAGCGAAATTCAACAGATAGTCTTAGTTGCAGAAGCCTTGAAATATTTGCGTGAAAATAATATTGCTACAAATTGTTTTCAATCGGGCCTTGCAATTTCTTTATTTAGAGATCAATCTACCAGAACTCGTTTTTCTTTTGCCTCGGCTGCTAACCTTTTAGGGCTTGGAATTCAAGATTTTGATGAAAAGAAATCGCAAGTATCTCATGGCGAAACAATTCGCGAGACAGCAAATATGATTTCTTTTTTCACAGAAATTATTGGAATAAGAGATGATATGTATCTTGGCGAAGGAAATTCTTATATGAAGGAAGTTTCCACAGCTCTTAAAGAGGGCTATGATGAAGGAGTTTTGCAACAAAATCCAAGCATAATAAATTTGCAATGCGACATTGATCATCCTACTCAAACCATGGCAGATTTGATACACTTAAAAAATCATTTCGGCTCTATCGAAAAATTGAAAGGAAAAAAGATTGCAATGAGCTGGGCATATTCGCCAAGTTATGGCAAGCCACTTTCAGTTCCTCAGGGGATTATAGGTTTATTAACCAGATTTGGAATGAATGTAGATTTAGCTTTTCCTGAAGGCTACGATTTATTACCGGAAGTTATTAAAATTGCAAAAATAAACGCAAAAAAGAGTGGAGGAGAGTTCAATATTTCAAACTCAATGGACGAAGCATTTGCCGATGCAGATATTGTTTATCCTAAAAGCTGGGCACCACTTCATATTATGAAGGAAAGAACCGAACTGCTTAAAACAAAAAATACTGATGCCCTGCAAAAACTTGAAATACAGTGTCTTGAAAACAACTTTAAACATAAAAGTTGGGAGTGTAATGAAACAAAAATGAATTTGACAAATAAGCAGAACGCTTTATACATGCATTGTTTGCCAGCAGATATTTCTAATGTATCGTGCAAAAATGGGGAAGTGTCTGAAAAAGTTTTTGAAAAGTATAGAATTCAAACATACAAACAAGCCGCAAACAAACCTTATGTTATTGCAGCAATGATGCTTTGCAGTCGCTTTAAGGAAGCTGCAACTACATTAGGAAACTTATATGATGAAGGTTTAAAAAGAAAATTTGTATAA
- the dnaB gene encoding replicative DNA helicase: MSSKKSFDSKSPENQQSLIGKLPPQAVDVEEVVLGALMLESNAIDSVIELLKPESFYKEQHQKIYKAIFQLASANESIDILTVTEQLRRNNELDEVGGPFYITQLTSRIGSAAHVNFHARIVVQKYIQRELIRVSSEIQRKAYDENNDILELLNFSESELFKISEGNIKKETQEIKPLVDEAIKRIEEAGKNSKEYSGVPSGFTNIDRITSGWQKSDLIIIAARPSMGKTAFILSLARNISVELGHSVAIFSLEMSAVQLVNRLIVSETELASEKIRNGKLEGFEWEQLEKKISSLQEASIFIDDTPAISIFELRAKCRRLLKQKKKVELIMIDYLQLMTAGIDMNRGNREQEVSIISRSLKALAKELDVPIIALSQLNRGVEARTGIHKRPMLSDLRESGAIEQDADMVVFIHRPEYYGLDADKEGNSLKGVAEIIIAKHRNGATETVNLKFLPHFAKFVDVDFNIFANAGNPVYSENTVSVPSKFNSQEEGSGTTDNFPTNDIFKEKDNDQSAPF, translated from the coding sequence ATGAGTTCAAAAAAAAGTTTCGATTCAAAATCTCCGGAAAATCAGCAATCATTAATAGGTAAGCTTCCTCCGCAAGCAGTTGATGTAGAAGAAGTTGTGCTCGGTGCTTTAATGCTTGAGTCTAATGCAATCGATTCTGTGATAGAACTTTTAAAACCCGAAAGTTTTTATAAAGAGCAACATCAAAAAATATATAAAGCAATTTTTCAATTAGCTTCAGCAAACGAATCAATTGATATACTTACAGTTACAGAGCAGTTAAGAAGAAACAACGAACTTGATGAAGTAGGCGGGCCATTTTATATTACACAATTGACAAGTAGAATTGGTTCGGCTGCACACGTAAATTTCCATGCCAGAATTGTCGTACAAAAATATATTCAACGAGAGCTGATACGTGTTTCGAGCGAAATTCAAAGAAAAGCTTATGATGAGAATAATGATATTCTCGAACTTTTGAATTTTTCTGAATCCGAACTTTTTAAAATTTCTGAAGGAAATATCAAAAAAGAAACTCAGGAGATTAAACCGCTTGTAGATGAAGCTATTAAGAGAATTGAGGAAGCTGGAAAAAATTCTAAAGAATATAGCGGCGTACCTTCGGGTTTTACAAATATTGATAGGATTACCTCGGGTTGGCAAAAATCCGATTTGATAATTATAGCAGCCAGACCATCGATGGGAAAAACTGCTTTTATTTTATCCTTAGCAAGAAATATTTCGGTTGAGCTTGGTCATTCCGTAGCAATTTTTTCTCTCGAAATGTCAGCCGTGCAGCTTGTAAACAGACTAATAGTTTCAGAAACAGAATTAGCTTCCGAAAAAATCAGAAATGGAAAATTGGAAGGTTTTGAGTGGGAACAGCTCGAAAAGAAAATATCCAGCTTACAGGAAGCGTCAATTTTTATTGATGATACGCCGGCAATTTCAATTTTTGAATTACGGGCAAAATGCCGAAGACTGTTGAAGCAGAAGAAAAAAGTTGAATTGATAATGATTGATTATCTCCAGCTTATGACTGCCGGTATTGATATGAACCGAGGAAATCGAGAGCAAGAAGTAAGCATAATTTCTCGATCGCTAAAGGCTCTCGCAAAAGAGCTTGACGTTCCAATAATTGCACTATCGCAGCTAAATAGAGGTGTGGAAGCTCGGACAGGAATTCACAAAAGACCAATGCTTTCAGATTTGAGAGAATCGGGTGCTATAGAGCAAGATGCTGATATGGTGGTTTTTATTCATCGCCCGGAATATTATGGACTTGATGCCGACAAAGAAGGAAATTCTCTAAAAGGTGTAGCTGAAATTATAATTGCAAAACACAGAAATGGAGCTACTGAAACTGTAAATCTTAAATTCTTGCCGCATTTTGCAAAATTCGTTGATGTTGATTTTAATATTTTTGCAAATGCAGGAAATCCGGTATATTCCGAAAATACAGTTAGCGTACCCTCAAAATTTAATAGCCAGGAAGAAGGTTCAGGTACAACTGATAATTTCCCAACTAATGATATTTTTAAAGAAAAAGATAATGATCAATCGGCTCCTTTTTAA
- a CDS encoding amino acid permease, producing MKSTLLDKKANFGTMPVFMTAISTILGAILFLRFGYAVGHVGFSGVVAIIIIGHLITIPTALAVAEIATNQKVLGGGAYYIISRSFGLNIGAAIGIALYLSQAISVAFYIIAFAEAFDPLIQYVADNFGWLIYDKRLISLPTMVLISILILTRGANFGMKALYIVVALLFTSILLFFMGKSTGSIESVNYQAHIDNPDNFFYVFTIIFPAFTGLAAGLGLSGDLKDPKKSIPRGTIFATIAGIVIYIAVAFKLTISASPEELASDQLIMQKIALWGPIIPIGLASASLSSAIGSIMVAPRTLQAIGLDKIFPQSRINKWFAKGKGASNEPINSSFITIIIAVFFIAIGDINFVAQIISMFFMVTYGAICLISFLEHFAADPSYRPTFRSRWYFSLLGAVLSFWLMFKMNLTYAVLSLVIMALIYYSISKYNKDRKGLVNLFRGVIFQLSRQLQVFTQRADKEGHDSHWRPFMVCISQDSFKRRAAFDLLRWLSYKYGFGTYIHYINGFLNEETNKNSKEILSKLINLAAGSKNRVYLDTIISPSYTSAIAQVIQLTSISGKINNMILFEFSRSEPESLFDALKNYSLLKSTDFDVCVLNTSYKGFGYRKEIHVWITENDYENASLMILLAYIILGHPEWRKGYIKIFALYPQNKIDDEREKLLALIKSGRLPISPENVEIIPLETKKGVKDIICKSSVDADLTITGFLGDNITIEDIEIFTGFNDNLANILFVNSNKEKVINKY from the coding sequence ATGAAAAGCACACTTTTAGATAAAAAGGCTAATTTTGGGACAATGCCTGTTTTTATGACGGCTATTTCTACAATTTTGGGTGCTATTCTATTTTTACGTTTTGGATACGCAGTTGGCCATGTTGGTTTTTCTGGAGTTGTTGCAATAATCATTATTGGGCACTTAATAACTATCCCAACTGCTCTTGCTGTTGCAGAAATTGCAACTAACCAAAAAGTTCTGGGCGGAGGTGCCTATTATATCATTTCTCGCTCATTTGGTTTAAATATTGGTGCTGCTATAGGAATTGCACTCTATCTTTCTCAAGCCATAAGTGTAGCTTTTTACATAATAGCATTTGCTGAAGCTTTTGATCCTCTCATTCAATATGTTGCCGATAATTTTGGCTGGTTGATTTATGATAAGAGATTAATTAGTTTGCCTACAATGGTTTTAATTTCCATTTTGATTTTGACAAGAGGAGCAAATTTTGGCATGAAAGCCTTATATATAGTTGTTGCACTACTTTTTACTTCCATTCTTCTTTTTTTCATGGGAAAATCTACCGGTTCCATCGAAAGTGTAAACTATCAAGCGCATATCGACAATCCGGATAATTTTTTCTACGTATTCACAATTATTTTTCCAGCCTTTACAGGTTTGGCTGCCGGTCTTGGATTGTCGGGCGATTTGAAAGATCCGAAAAAATCTATCCCGAGAGGTACTATTTTTGCTACCATAGCAGGAATTGTGATATATATAGCAGTGGCATTCAAATTAACAATTTCAGCCAGTCCTGAAGAATTAGCCTCAGATCAATTAATTATGCAAAAAATTGCTTTATGGGGACCAATCATCCCAATTGGATTGGCAAGTGCTTCTTTATCATCAGCAATAGGCTCAATTATGGTAGCACCTCGAACATTGCAGGCAATAGGCTTAGACAAAATATTTCCGCAAAGTAGAATTAATAAATGGTTTGCAAAAGGAAAAGGAGCTTCGAATGAGCCTATAAATTCATCATTTATTACAATAATCATTGCAGTATTTTTTATTGCAATTGGCGATATTAATTTTGTAGCGCAAATCATTTCAATGTTTTTTATGGTAACATACGGAGCAATTTGTTTAATCTCATTTTTAGAACATTTTGCTGCCGATCCTTCCTACCGCCCTACATTTCGTTCCAGATGGTATTTTTCATTACTTGGTGCTGTTCTTTCTTTTTGGCTTATGTTTAAAATGAATTTGACATATGCAGTCTTATCATTAGTGATAATGGCTTTGATATATTATTCTATAAGCAAATACAATAAAGATAGAAAAGGCTTGGTAAATCTATTTAGAGGTGTGATTTTTCAATTAAGTCGTCAGTTGCAGGTTTTTACTCAGCGAGCCGATAAAGAAGGACACGATAGCCATTGGAGACCATTTATGGTATGTATCTCTCAGGATTCATTCAAACGCAGAGCAGCATTCGATTTATTGCGATGGCTTTCGTATAAATACGGTTTTGGAACATACATTCACTACATAAATGGTTTTCTGAATGAAGAAACAAATAAAAATTCTAAAGAAATTTTGTCGAAACTCATAAATCTTGCTGCCGGAAGCAAAAATAGAGTGTATCTCGATACAATAATTAGTCCGTCTTACACTTCAGCTATCGCACAGGTAATTCAGCTCACAAGCATTTCCGGTAAAATTAACAATATGATTTTGTTTGAATTTTCGAGAAGTGAACCCGAAAGTTTGTTTGATGCGCTAAAAAATTATTCATTACTAAAATCGACAGATTTTGATGTCTGTGTTTTGAATACCTCATACAAAGGATTTGGATACAGAAAAGAAATTCATGTTTGGATAACCGAAAACGATTACGAAAATGCCAGCCTGATGATTCTTTTGGCCTACATAATTTTAGGTCATCCTGAATGGAGAAAAGGCTATATCAAAATATTTGCGTTATATCCACAAAACAAAATTGACGATGAGAGAGAAAAACTTTTAGCTCTGATAAAATCTGGCCGTTTGCCCATTTCTCCAGAAAACGTAGAAATAATTCCATTAGAAACTAAAAAAGGAGTAAAAGATATTATATGCAAATCTTCGGTTGATGCCGATTTAACAATCACCGGATTTCTTGGAGATAATATTACTATTGAAGATATTGAGATTTTTACTGGTTTTAATGATAATTTAGCCAACATACTTTTTGTAAATTCTAATAAAGAAAAAGTGATAAACAAGTATTAA
- the folE gene encoding GTP cyclohydrolase I FolE has product MEIINNGIKTVNKDGYLRIEKYNDETTTKLASHYYEILKLIGEDSEREGLLKTPLRVAKAIQFLTNGYSIEPSDIVKSAMFKEEYKQMVIVKDIEIYSLCEHHLIPFVGKAHVAYIPNGYITGLSKIARVVEAYARRLQVQERMTTQIRDCIDSTLNPLGVAVVIEAQHMCMQMRGIQKQNSVTTTSAFTGAFERTKTREEFIHLIGSKLY; this is encoded by the coding sequence ATGGAAATAATAAACAATGGAATAAAAACTGTAAATAAAGATGGATATTTACGCATAGAAAAATACAATGACGAGACTACAACAAAATTAGCAAGTCATTATTATGAAATCTTGAAACTTATTGGCGAGGATTCTGAAAGGGAAGGCTTACTAAAAACCCCGCTGCGAGTAGCAAAAGCAATACAATTTTTGACAAATGGATACAGCATTGAGCCATCAGATATTGTAAAATCAGCAATGTTTAAAGAAGAATACAAGCAAATGGTTATCGTTAAAGATATCGAAATATATTCTTTATGCGAGCATCATTTAATACCTTTCGTTGGTAAAGCTCATGTTGCATACATACCAAATGGTTATATCACCGGACTTAGCAAAATTGCCAGAGTAGTTGAAGCATATGCACGACGATTGCAGGTTCAGGAACGCATGACTACCCAGATTAGAGATTGTATTGATTCTACCTTAAACCCACTTGGTGTCGCAGTTGTGATAGAGGCTCAACATATGTGCATGCAAATGCGTGGAATACAAAAACAAAACTCTGTTACCACAACATCTGCATTTACCGGAGCCTTCGAGAGAACCAAAACTCGCGAAGAGTTTATACATTTAATTGGCTCGAAATTATACTAA